One Pichia kudriavzevii chromosome 3, complete sequence genomic window carries:
- a CDS encoding uncharacterized protein (PKUD0C09980; similar to Saccharomyces cerevisiae YHR208W (BAT1) and YJR148W (BAT2); ancestral locus Anc_4.389) — translation MFSSYLRSSKAIFKTTSRTRMSSSLAPLDATKLKITKTTSPKEKLPNDKLVFGQTFTDHMLQIPFSFKKGWGTPEIVPYGPLSLDPSSCVFHYAFELFEGLKAYKDKNGDIRMFRPDKNMARMNKSADRICLPTFDSEQLTDLIGELLKLDHRFIPSEKGYSMYIRPTLIGTSPGLGVHTPDEALLFVICSPVGPYYKTGFKAVKLEATDYATRAWPGGVGDKKLGANYAPCVKPQLDAASRGYQQNLWLFGPEKNVTEVGTMNFFVAMKDSKTGKNELVTAPLDGTILEGVTRDSILSLARERLNPDEWIISERYCTINEIKDKAEKGELLEAFGSGTAAIVSPIKEISYHGEAINVPLTPGEESGPLTKQFLTWIQELQYGEVESDWSKVYKVEN, via the coding sequence TCACAAAGACCACCTCTCCAAAGGAGAAGCTTCCAAATGACAAGTTAGTCTTTGGTCAAACCTTCACTGATCATATGCTTCAAATTCCATTCTCCTTCAAGAAAGGATGGGGTACTCCAGAGATTGTTCCTTATGGCCCCTTATCCCTAGACCCTTCCTCCTGTGTGTTCCACTATGCCTTTGAGTTATTTGAAGGTTTGAAGGCATACAAGGATAAGAATGGTGATATCAGAATGTTCAGACCAGACAAGAACATGGCGAGAATGAACAAATCTGCAGACAGAATCTGTTTACCAACTTTTGATTCTGAACAGTTGACCGACTTAATTGGtgaattgttgaagttggATCACAGATTTATTCCATCTGAAAAGGGCTACTCGATGTATATCAGACCAACTTTAATTGGTACTTCTCCAGGTTTAGGTGTTCACACTCCAGATGAGGCATTGTTATTTGTCATTTGTTCTCCAGTCGGACCATACTACAAGACTGGTTTCAAAGCAGTCAAATTGGAAGCTACTGATTATGCAACCAGAGCATGGCCAGGTGGTGTTGGTGATAAGAAGTTGGGTGCCAACTATGCACCATGTGTCAAGCCTCAATTAGATGCAGCTTCTAGGGGTTACCAACAAAACTTGTGGTTATTTGGCCCAGAGAAGAACGTCACCGAAGTTGGTACCatgaatttctttgttgCAATGAAAGATTCCAAGACCGGTAAGAATGAATTAGTCACGGCACCTTTAGATGGTACTATCTTAGAAGGTGTCACCAGAGATTCCATTCTTTCTCTTGCTAGAGAGAGATTGAATCCAGACGAATGGATCATTTCCGAAAGATACTGCACCATCAACGAAATTAAGGACAAGGCAGAAAAGGGCGAATTATTAGAAGCCTTTGGTTCAGGTACTGCTGCAATTGTCTCCCCAATCAAGGAAATCTCCTACCATGGTGAAGCAATCAATGTTCCATTGACTCCAGGCGAAGAATCCGGTCCATTAACGAAACAATTCTTAACCTGGATCCAAGAATTACAATACGGTGAAGTTGAAAGCGACTGGTCTAAGGTTTACAAGGTCGAAAACTAG
- a CDS encoding uncharacterized protein (PKUD0C10000), translating to MSSSLKRNIYKQEQQHHQQPKNNKRRCLVSRLSSYNPYELNQGEPLDSSSSESDSDCTITKFCSRRTRNNTRNTIRNNNKRLRSISFTSIDSKLSKAVSQYSDDDDNQSDSNAQEEEAQKEAREVTQSFSRDSTSTLNSTSYAYSDYENTLPVNDRHRLKSSNDILNFNYDNKKSGLTNKRYSISISDVMKNGGNSININEFTNKSLKHGGNIPSCDFSARSRCFEYLIGAIDEAWARYCDSTSYDEDVAYGYENEHEYSTANTPTSNVYSSDDEGYKTEISTTTALTEYESDDHKTLPQNNYSRRSLGMMSNSGNNMSFQDSLNKKVSEVPENLRLQELKDRFTKSKYYLEDLVDSDLYHDCLAFWTKWDLIKYSIVDFVEEDEEDDDIEKKIDELEAGRFAGSLVD from the coding sequence ATGTCAAGCTCATTGAAGAGGAACATCTACAagcaagaacaacaacatcatcaacaaccaaaaaacaataaaagaAGATGTCTGGTTTCCAGACTCTCATCTTACAACCCATACGAACTGAATCAGGGCGAGCCCTTAGATTCGTCTTCATCTGAAAGCGATTCAGATTGTACCATTACTAAGTTTTgttcaagaagaacaagaaacaaCACTAGGAACACCATtagaaacaacaataagAGATTGAGATCGATAAGTTTTACCAGCATTGACTCAAAGCTATCCAAGGCTGTTTCTCAATATAGCGATGACGATGACAACCAGTCTGATAGTAACGCACAAGAAGAGGAAGCACAAAAAGAAGCTAGAGAAGTAACTCAATCTTTTAGCAGAGATTCTACCTCAACTTTAAATTCAACCTCTTACGCTTACTCGGATTATGAAAATACATTGCCAGTAAATGATCGTCATAGGTTGAAGTCGTCTAATGATATCTTAAATTTCAATTACGATAACAAGAAATCGGGTTTGACCAATAAAAGATATTCAATCAGTATTTCTGATGTCATGAAAAATGGTGGTAATAGTATCAATATAAACGAATTTACCAACAAGAGCCTCAAACATGGTGGTAATATACCATCTTGTGATTTTTCAGCAAGGTCTCGTTGTTTTGAGTATTTGATTGGtgcaattgatgaagcCTGGGCACGTTACTGTGATTCGACTTCatatgatgaagatgtAGCATATGGTtatgaaaatgaacatGAATATTCGACCGCCAATACCCCAACCTCAAACGTTTATTcttctgatgatgaaggttataaaactgaaatctcaacaacaactgCATTGACTGAATATGAAAGTGATGACCATAAAACTTTACCACAAAACAATTACTCGAGACGCTCATTAGGTATGATGTCTAATAGCGGAAACAACATGTCATTCCAAGACTCTCTCAATAAGAAGGTTTCTGAAGTCCCTGAAAATTTAAGATTACAAGAACTAAAGGATAGATTTACTAAATCCAAGTATTACCTTGAAGATTTAGTGGATTCTGATTTATACCACGATTGTCTTGCATTCTGGACAAAGTGGGATTTGATTAAGTattcaattgttgattttgtcgaagaagacgaagaagatgatgatatcgaaaaaaaaatcgatGAACTCGAAGCTGGTCGCTTTGCTGGTTCATTAGTTGACTAA
- a CDS encoding uncharacterized protein (PKUD0C10030; Pfam Domains: CMAS(4.7e-49)): protein MEAPQKNDVGVKITNYPAIHNAPLPADGAGSRHFNNWILLAIMLFIPWRVTKSLGLGLKTFIFFFLLFALPILMAWWTILSTYSPRLNEKVKFPNRGVEYYLEFHDEELASKYRGNNKIPMETFHELYFANKVSFKGDALDVMEYRHDWAQFSFTWGLFKFFLFGMIPEVIMHTRSQDEEQVRDHYDRGDDFYSWFLGPRMVYTSGVIHDINKQESLEQLQDNKLKVVCEKIDLKEGDTVLDLGCGWGTFATFASSQYGAHVTGVTLGKNQTEWGNNWLKKYDIPEEQSRIVCCDYRDAPLPQDGKKYKKITCLEMSEHVGVRHFSSFLKQVYDMLDDDGLFFLQYAGLRKSWQYEDLIWGLFMNKYIFPGADASTPLDFVIGSLEATGFETVTIDNIGVCYSATLWNWYKNWLSNKDLVVNKYGVKWYRIWEFFLSYSTIISRQGSATCYQIVLRKNLNSYPRIEYIPKQEGLQTPASKFVPWVKS, encoded by the coding sequence ATGGAGGCACCACAAAAGAACGATGTTGGTGTGAAAATCACCAATTATCCAGCAATTCATAATGCCCCTCTACCAGCTGATGGTGCAGGATCAAGACATTTCAATAACTGGATTTTATTAGCAATTATGCTATTTATTCCTTGGCGTGTTACCAAATCTTTGGGCCTGGgtttgaaaacttttatctttttttttcttttatttgcCTTACCAATCCTAATGGCTTGGTGGACTATTCTGTCCACATATTCTCCAAGATTGAACGAAAAGGTCAAATTCCCAAATAGAGGCGTTGAATATTACTTAGAATTCcatgatgaagaattggcTTCAAAGTATAGAGGTAACAATAAGATTCCAATGGAAACATTCCATGAATTATATTTTGCCAATAAGGTTTCTTTCAAAGGTGATGCATTAGATGTTATGGAATACAGGCACGACTGGGCTCAATTCTCATTCACTTGGGGTTTGTTCaaattctttctttttggtaTGATTCCTGAGGTTATTATGCACACCAGATCTCAAGATGAAGAACAAGTTAGAGACCATTATGATAGGGGTGATGATTTCTACTCTTGGTTTTTGGGTCCAAGAATGGTTTACACTTCTGGTGTTATTCATGATATTAACAAGCAAGAGTCTTTAGAACAATTGCAAGATAATAAGTTGAAGGTTGTCTGCGAAAAGATTGACTTGAAGGAAGGTGATACCGTTTTAGATCTCGGCTGCGGTTGGGGTACCTTTGCTACTTTTGCTTCATCGCAATATGGTGCTCATGTGACTGGTGTTACTTTAGGTAAAAACCAAACTGAGTGGGGTAACAACTGGCTAAAGAAGTACGATATTCCTGAAGAGCAATCTAGAATTGTCTGCTGTGATTACAGGGATGCACCTCTACCACAAGATGGTaagaaatataaaaagATTACATGTTTGGAAATGTCTGAACATGTTGGTGTTAGACATTTTTCTTCGTTCTTAAAACAAGTATATGATATGctagatgatgatggttTATTCTTTTTACAGTATGCAGgtttgagaaaatcatgGCAATATGAGGATCTAATTTGGGGATTGTTTATGAATAAGTATATCTTTCCAGGTGCAGATGCTTCAACCCCATTAGATTTTGTTATTGGCAGCTTAGAAGCGACTGGTTTTGAAACTGTTACCATTGATAATATTGGTGTTTGTTATTCTGCTACCTTGTGGAACTGGTATAAGAACTGGTTGTCTAATAAAGATTTAGTTGTTAATAAGTATGGTGTTAAATGGTACAGAATCTGGGAATTTTTCTTGTCATACTCTACCATCATTTCAAGACAAGGTTCCGCTACTTGTTATCAAATTGTTCTCAGAAAGAACTTGAATAGCTATCCTAGGATTGAATATATTCCAAAGCAAGAAGGTCTCCAAACTCCAGCTTCTAAATTTGTTCCATGGGTTAAATCATga
- a CDS encoding uncharacterized protein (PKUD0C10040; similar to Saccharomyces cerevisiae YKL100C; ancestral locus Anc_2.481), which produces MDNVSTIFNFTEKLGGWGALAPIGNLTDEITYLVFDNQLIKTTVGITNLSQLLLIYMSIFAITLGSYASIQIPPNALPPSEDHPLFDPTDKDCMPIEKGQEISTGIALILPVLAGMALLCMYYFAKKHGGDTISYFFSKYVIIISFTSVSFMIGYVYNNICRNIANKYGIQPNVLNKRYAITLSEDVTIHPIGIEPELALPQDTEEERIIREEKLLENREPISPKNQLVNVYLTSGNVLGYFVGIVFSVLFKYYNGENNWILNNILGVCVVVTGIKSTKVPNFKIATILLTLFFVYDIYFVFGTDVMVTVATQVEIPVKLIMPHYVNRETDEVKLSILGLGDLALPGIFIALCLRFDLFRHHGNFPNTEFHLLQRFERPYFKAAMFGYVGTLLLTLKVAEIYKVGQPALLYLCPGIIISVFTTALSKGEFGKLWEYQEMEEELTYKKTEESLCSEETLRLVSEINENNSDDSEDPDYEIQEEENDDDDDDDDDGQEEQEE; this is translated from the coding sequence ATGGATAACGTATCTACTATATTCAATTTTACAGAAAAACTTGGGGGTTGGGGAGCACTAGCACCTATTGGAAATTTGACTGATGAGATCACTTATTTAGTATTTGATAATCAATTGATTAAAACTACTGTTGGGATAACGAACTTATCGCAGTTGCTTTTGATATATATGTCTATTTTTGCAATTACCTTAGGGAGTTATGCATCTATTCAGATACCACCAAATGCATTGCCACCAAGCGAAGACCATCCATTATTTGACCCAACTGATAAAGACTGTATGCCTATTGAAAAAGGCCAAGAAATAAGTACAGGTATTGCTCTTATTTTACCAGTCCTAGCAGGTATGGCGCTGTTATGCATGTATTACTTTGCGAAAAAACATGGTGGTGACACTAtatcttattttttttccaaatatgtcatcatcatttcaTTCACTTCGGTTAGTTTTATGATTGGTTACGTGTACAATAATATTTGTAGAAATATTGCAAACAAGTATGGTATACAACCCAATGTGTTGAACAAGAGGTATGCTATCACATTATCCGAAGATGTTACTATCCATCCGATAGGGATAGAACCAGAACTGGCATTACCCCAAGACACAGAAGAGGAGAGGATAATTAGGGAGGAAAAGTTACTTGAAAACAGGGAACCAATTAGTCCAAAAAATCAGTTGGTAAATGTCTACTTAACTTCGGGCAATGTACTGGGGTACTTTGTGGGAATTGTATTTTCTGTCTTATTCAAATATTACAATGGCGAAAATAATTGGATACTGAATAATATACTTGGGGtttgtgttgttgttacAGGAATTAAGTCGACAAAAGTCCcaaattttaaaattgCTACTATATTACTGACCTTGTTCTTTGTTTACGATATTTATTTCGTTTTCGGCACTGATGTAATGGTCACTGTTGCAACTCAAGTTGAAATTCCTGTAAAATTGATTATGCCACATTATGTGAACAGAGAGACTGATGAGGTCAAATTATCAATTCTTGGATTGGGAGACCTGGCATTGCCTGGTATCTTCATTGCTTTGTGTCTAAGGTTTGACTTATTTAGACACCATGGAAATTTCCCTAATACTGAGTTCCATTTATTACAGAGGTTTGAACGACCATATTTTAAGGCTGCCATGTTTGGATATGTTGGTACTTTATTATTAACCCTTAAAGTGGCTGAAATTTACAAAGTTGGCCAACCTGCACTGCTATATCTTTGCCCAGGAATAATAATCAGTGTATTTACAACTGCATTGTCTAAGGGAGAATTCGGGAAGCTGTGGGAGTACCAGGAGATGGAAGAAGAGCTTACGTATAAGAAAACCGAGGAAAGTTTATGTTCAGAAGAGACGCTACGTTTAGTGTCAGAAATCAACGAGAATAATAGTGATGATTCTGAAGATCCAGATTACGAAATacaagaagaggaaaacgacgacgacgacgatgacgatgacgacGGACAAGAGgaacaagaagaataa
- a CDS encoding uncharacterized protein (PKUD0C10020) yields the protein MKGKNVDERRRRLYGLLVPPECHRLVFFLRNSMVAKKHVIHKEYTGNALVEFKRRKQSVQAIFKNSISKVQEREETYLLYDLHQLFEFLENIPRSEYFDATLFYAVITFYGKAFAKFEKIKSKFCSRFPNDNEYEESSNSKIEIGNTNNTQKYADTLVTSLNMFVSLCNHYKARHLNPRGEITDCDQSLIELGKQFHISLILNEEIRNSFLKVLKFKSFTIFQLFDNFMGMSKEEIFLALLYPSDRFSRVLPLDRTPLKKIDSSLLVEYALSYLGFQDVNMGTLTDLKTELQSGLLPLSSVYCCLLMYQLYFIGQTGFANPRLLQLKKPTTQIYCWILVAQMLELENYPLVIKHEKLGDFASKYINLVALESQDTDNINSLLIPKPHNVHNIKINPWLARAYKNLFEKDIKQQYDTFEKNHSYKKVFKETLSSYHERNEVVPNARFSVPLDINFDSIMFQSLIFRLRYFFYYTPLENKTFAALAGKTFLICKNYPLLTGNKYAFTWKKLLDTKVEEIKPLTRHEVYSDIKDEVVYECEALINKWIETRSIKKCHSFFNENMSILKVKILTCYTQVLLIENNIFFK from the coding sequence ATGAAAGGCAAGAATGTAGATGAAAGAAGAAGGCGTTTGTACGGACTTCTTGTGCCACCAGAGTGCCACCGATTGGTCTTCTTTCTGAGAAATTCCATGGTAGCTAAAAAGCATGTAATCCATAAAGAATATACGGGGAACGCGTTGGTAGAATTCAAACGGCGTAAACAGAGTGTTCAGGCtatcttcaaaaacagTATATCCAAAGTtcaagaaagagaagaaaccTACCTTCTATACGATCTTCACCAACTTTTCGAATTTCTCGAGAACATCCCTCGTTCGGAATATTTCGATGCTACTTTATTCTATGCAGTGATCACTTTCTATGGCAAGGCATTTGctaagtttgaaaaaataaaatcaaaattctGTTCTAGATTTCctaatgataatgaatATGAAGAAAGTAGTAACTCTAAAATCGAAATTGGTAACACAAACAACACCCAGAAGTATGCAGATACGCTAGTCACTTCGTTAAATATGTTTGTCTCTCTTTGTAACCACTATAAAGCAAGACATTTAAACCCAAGAGGAGAAATAACCGATTGTGATCAAAGTCTTATTGAGCTTGGCAAACAATTTCACATCAGTTTAATTCttaatgaagaaatcagaaattcttttttgaaGGTTCTCAAGTTTAAAAGCTTTACAATCTTCCAGTTATTTGACAATTTTATGGGCATGagtaaagaagaaatatttttggCACTTCTATATCCAAGTGACAGGTTTTCTAGAGTGCTACCACTAGATCGTACTCCtctaaagaaaattgatTCGTCTCTCCTAGTAGAATATGCTTTGAGTTATCTTGGGTTTCAAGATGTTAATATGGGCACATTGACGGATTTAAAAACCGAATTACAATCTGGGCTCCTTCCATTATCATCTGTTTACTGCTGTTTATTGATGTATCAATTATATTTCATTGGGCAAACTGGTTTTGCAAATCCGAGGTTGCTCCAGCTTAAAAAACCTACAACACAAATATATTGCTGGATATTAGTTGCACAAATgcttgaacttgaaaattaTCCACTTGTCATTAAACACGAAAAGTTAGGGGATTTTGCCTCTAAATATATTAACCTAGTAGCATTGGAAAGTCAAGATACTGACAATATTAACTCACTTCTTATACCAAAGCCTCATAATGTTCataatatcaaaataaatCCGTGGTTAGCACGAGCTTATAAAAAcctatttgaaaaagatataAAACAGCAATATGacacttttgaaaagaacCACAGTTATAAAAAGGTTTTTAAGGAAACATTATCATCTTACCATGAAAGAAACGAAGTAGTACCCAACGCTAGGTTTTCCGTACCTTTGGACATTAATTTTGACTCAATAATGTTCCAATCGCTTATATTTAGATTGAGatactttttttattatacaCCATTGGAGAACAAGACTTTTGCAGCTCTTGCAGGCAAAACATTCTTGATTTGTAAAAATTATCCTTTGTTAACTGGTAATAAGTACGCATTTACTTGGAAAAAGTTATTGGACacaaaagttgaagaaatcaagcCTTTAACAAGGCATGAAGTGTACTCTGACATTAAAGATGAAGTTGTTTATGAATGCGAGGCGTTGATCAATAAGTGGATAGAAACTCgatcaatcaaaaagtGCCactcttttttcaatgaaaatatgaGCATCTTGAAGGTTAAAATCCTGACCTGCTATACTCAAGTGTTacttattgaaaataatatttttttcaaatga
- a CDS encoding uncharacterized protein (PKUD0C10025; Pfam Domains: DPBB_1(6.6e-13)): MLFNLKSLLSIAVILQAINAAPTEAGYPLPGSDSPSGASCVYVYADEIASDDFQPTKSTLTTVSTFSAAQETYNTGTVEITTGTYNPITTSEEQNTVSTSSTETSSSTSPVSTSVFGSEVHKGIATYYGVGVGNCGKRSTDSEFVCAISQKMYNTLADSYSISQYCGHMINVTHDGKTIQVKVVDSCPECDENHLDLSPAAFNSLADPVLGIIDIEWTWA, translated from the coding sequence ATGTTATTTAACCTTAAGTCACTCCTTTCTATTGCAGTTATTTTACAAGCTATTAATGCTGCACCAACTGAAGCCGGATATCCTCTACCTGGTTCGGACTCCCCTTCGGGTGCTTCATGTGTTTACGTGTATGCAGATGAGATAGCAAGTGATGACTTTCAACCAACCAAGTCAACTTTAACCACCGTATCTACATTTTCTGCTGCTCAAGAGACTTACAACACAGGTACCGTTGAGATTACAACAGGAACGTACAACCCTATTACCACTTCAGAAGAGCAAAATACTGTTTCGACATCATCAACCGAAACATCTTCCTCAACTTCACCTGTTTCTACTTCAGTTTTCGGTTCTGAAGTTCATAAAGGTATTGCAACCTACTAcggtgttggtgttggtaaCTGTGGCAAACGTTCTACTGACTCGGAATTTGTTTGCGCAATCTCTCAAAAAATGTACAACACTTTAGCAGACAGCTATTCTATTTCTCAATATTGCGGTCATATGATTAATGTCACTCACGATGGCAAAACCATTCAAGTCAAGGTTGTTGATTCATGTCCTGAATGTGACGAAAACCATCTTGATTTGAGTCCTGCGGCTTTTAACTCTCTCGCTGACCCAGTCCTTGGTATCATTGATATCGAATGGACATGGGCATAA
- a CDS encoding uncharacterized protein (PKUD0C10010; similar to Saccharomyces cerevisiae YCL055W (KAR4); ancestral locus Anc_1.12) has protein sequence MSVASIAVSSPHESAAHQHNVPSSADKLTRTLLTPDTGTEESISNKKPARKKKVTWQMKDQLQLRLRLYNRKPCLKSTHGSAPTSFPPFSKNTVISPLRLKKVISSTSLTATNSPNTVYLSSGKYQYQLVAMMGLSNTHSPIIVPATQNKPNKLEDSPPKLKILPTKTSYSGINNTNKNTRNNCYKNDYSNNYIHTGKLPYKYIRNSMEQVEGYPKLQRLYKLKEQQVGRYATRPYGCRVKTENILKTLNSWAYNDDLKFDVIMIGALTENQLIYPLLSKLPIDKLCCKPGFLFIWASTQKISELSTLMNDTTTWAKKFRRSEELVFIPIDKNSAYYPKDSNIPENQLLEEVQWHCWMCITGTVRRSTDKELIHCNINTDLSIENPSTGNSAVPPQIYKVVENFSSSTRRLHIIPNPTGLKKSVNVRPGWVIVSPDVILDNFESERYKRDIEEIGSKIPFNEEIEQLRPKTPA, from the coding sequence ATGTCGGTGGCTTCCATAGCGGTATCTTCTCCACATGAGTCGGCGGCTCATCAACACAATGTTCCTTCATCTGCAGATAAATTGACGAGAACTCTTCTCACCCCAGACACTGGTACAGAGGAGAGTATATCGAATAAAAAGCCTGcgagaaagaagaaagttACCTGGCAAATGAAAGACCAACTCCAATTGAGACTTAGGTTATACAACAGAAAACCGTGTTTAAAATCAACTCATGGCTCAGCTCCAACCTCTTTCCCCCCTTTCTCCAAGAATACAGTTATAAGTCCCCTGAGGCTAAAGAAAGTGATATCTTCGACGTCATTAACAGCTACCAATTCTCCTAATACAGTCTACCTTTCATCGGGAAAATACCAATATCAATTAGTAGCAATGATGGGATTGTCAAACACTCATTCTCCTATCATTGTGCCGGCAACACAGAATAAACCGAATAAGCTTGAAGATTCTCCTCCAAAGCTTAAAATTTTACcaacaaaaacaagttATAGTGGTATCAATAATACTAATAAGAATACTAGGAATAATTGCTACAAGAACGATTACTCAAATAACTATATACATACAGGAAAACTTccatataaatatattagGAACTCAATGGAGCAAGTTGAAGGATATCCGAAATTACAGAGATTATACAAGTTAAAGGAACAACAAGTTGGCAGATATGCAACCAGACCATATGGATGTCGTGTCAAAACTGAAAACATACTAAAAACCTTGAATTCATGGGCGTACAATGATGATTTAAAATTTGATGTTATTATGATAGGAGCATTAActgaaaatcaattgataTATCCTTTACTTTCAAAGTTACCAATCGACAAGTTGTGCTGTAAACCAGGGTTTTTATTCATTTGGGCTTCGACCCAAAAGATTTCAGAATTGTCGACTTTAATGAATGATACAACTACTTGGGCTAAAAAATTCCGGAGATCGGAAGAGCTAGTTTTTATACCAATTGATAAGAACTCGGCTTACTATCCGAAGGATTCAAATATACCCGAAAATCAGTTGTTAGAGGAAGTCCAGTGGCACTGTTGGATGTGTATAACAGGAACCGTTCGAAGATCCACTGATAAAGAACTAATTCATTGCAATATAAACACCGATTTATCTATCGAAAATCCAAGTACAGGTAATTCTGCCGTGCCTCCACAAATTTacaaagttgttgaaaatttcagctcttcaacaagaagatTACATATTATACCAAATCCAACAGgcttaaaaaaaagtgtgAACGTTAGACCTGGTTGGGTGATTGTTTCCCCCGACGTAATTTTAGATAATTTTGAGTCCGAAAGATATAAGAGAGacattgaggaaattggTTCTAAGATTCCATTtaatgaggaaattgaacaaCTAAGACCTAAAACCCCTGCATAG
- a CDS encoding uncharacterized protein (PKUD0C09990; similar to Saccharomyces cerevisiae YCL047C (POF1); ancestral locus Anc_1.27), with amino-acid sequence MNKLDIKGVVQGFLKGKERFKVISEGLNRPVVTPLTRQLLILDSSFNPPHLGHLSMIRQAIMKVGTIQGNYTAVSSINTKSVLLLFSVNNADKGTAETEEYVRRLHMVELMSEYISTELGVACCVALTNASLFVDKSDLINGWLRQRRTSMEVETYFLLGFDTLIRLLDAKYYDGNINEVLARFFKSSRIVVFLRNDPSCRMAVAKQVQFLHDLTIDDNWKQRIVQLESPKEWGISSSAIRANPSLLDTGNVVIPSIRDFLKRK; translated from the coding sequence ATGAACAAGTTGGATATAAAGGGTGTAGTACAGGGTTTTCTCAAGGGAAAGGAGAGGTTCAAGGTTATCTCGGAAGGTTTGAATCGCCCTGTGGTGACCCCTCTTACCCGCCAGCTCTTGATTCTAGACTCGTCGTTCAATCCGCCACATTTGGGACACTTATCGATGATTCGACAAGCAATTATGAAAGTTGGGACCATCCAGGGGAACTATACAGCAGTATCGAGCATCAACACCAAATCGGTGTTGCTCTTATTCAGCGTCAACAACGCAGATAAAGGGACAGCCGAAACGGAGGAATATGTACGTCGGTTGCATATGGTTGAATTGATGAGTGAGTACATCAGCACCGAACTAGGTGTTGCTTGCTGTGTTGCATTGACCAATGCGAGTCTGTTTGTCGATAAGAGTGACCTTATAAATGGATGGTTACGGCAAAGACGAACATCAATGGAAGTGGAAACATACTTTCTACTCGGTTTCGACACGCTGATCCGACTCCTTGACGCAAAGTACTACGATGGGAATATCAACGAGGTCCTTGCTCGGTTTTTCAAGAGTTCTAGGATCGTTGTTTTCCTAAGGAATGATCCATCTTGCAGAATGGCAGTAGCTAAACAAGTTCAGTTCTTACATGACTTGACTATCGACGACAATTGGAAACAAAGGATTGTTCAACTCGAGAGTCCCAAAGAATGGGGGATTAGCTCTTCGGCAATCCGTGCCAATCCTTCGTTACTCGATACGGGGAACGTAGTAATCCCTTCCATTCGAGATTTCCTAAAGAGGAAgtaa